Genomic DNA from Telopea speciosissima isolate NSW1024214 ecotype Mountain lineage chromosome 2, Tspe_v1, whole genome shotgun sequence:
ATTGATACCCATGTTTACCCTCTACTGTGCTTTTAAGGTCTAGCAAAGGAAGAAGTTCCTATGGTTTTTGTGATGCAGAAATCTAGTCACCAATTTCCTTTCTCAAAGTAACCAAATATGGGAAACATAATTACAAATTGATAGAATATTCACAAGAAGTAATAAAGACAGTAGAGGAGGATATTGCCAAACAACAAATGTTCTTGAACTTTATATTCTTTAGTGACCTTCATTGCTAAAATTATTATATCCATGATGACAATAATCCAACTATTCACATGGGCTTATGATTTATTCATTAGAAAGATTTCCCCCCATTTTTACTGTTAAGAAAGCTGAAGCAAACCCTAAAAACTTGATATAAATGATCAGGGAAAAAAATGTAACAAGGCGATTAGCATGTCAAGATGACCTTAGATCTTCAATTTGCAGAAAATAGAGAATCCAAGCAGATTTACATTAACCTATTAATACAACAAATAGAATTTCATAGAAATGAGCATTTATTTCACCACAGGGACATACCTGGAGAGTCAGCGCACTGGTGTGATTGGTGACCAAGAAATTTGTCAAATTCACAAAATATGCAAGTGCAGAATTGAAGAGAAGATACCAAATGATCTTGACATCATCCCTTGCAAGCGCTAGCGCGATCCCAACCACATTTTCCTCCATCAAAAGTGTTGCAGGAAGAAGGAACACAACAGCAATTGGAGCCATGTACAAAAGGAGGTTCATGGAATTCAACTTTTCTCTGGAAACATTATTAAAGAACTTCAGTGTGTCTTTACAGTTTCATCATAACGTTGAATGTAAACCAAAGATTTGCCCTAGAATCCAAACAGAAAGCTTATACCATTGACATTCCTTACCCTTCAGAGGACAGCAAGATCCCTTGAAGTACTGACTTGAGTGCCCTTGCAGCAGTAGCACCAATACACATTATAAACCCAAACAGATGGAAACTTGGTTCACCCTGTAACCATAACataagaaaaacataataaataaatataaataactCTTGGGCTTCAAAAAGTTCATTTAGACATTAATATATTGTAAACCTCCCTGTCTGAGGACATTCACAAGTACTGACAAGATTACAGACCATTGAACCATCTACAATCAGCTGAGAGGCAGTATTACTGACAATAAAATTGTTTCATGTATTGAGGaataaaatttagaatttactaacAAACTCAACACCAGCATCATCATCTTTGGTTAACATTAAAAGGGTATACATGTTTCACTCCAATTGCAGGATTTCAGAAGTTTACCATCCAAACATATCAATCAAAAAATGAATCTCCACAAAACCAAGTTTAGAATCAGAATCTGCTCAGTCAACACCGTTAAAAGTTTCGGGAAAAAACTAATATTACAAGTTCTTCGGACGTATCAACCAAAAGCAGTAAATTATTGTAACGGTGTTTCAAGTCTCCATTTCAAAAGACAGAGGGATGTAGGTAAAAGGTAGCTGAATTCACGAAATTAATATTAAGCAATTGGGGGtttggggagaggggggggggggagcaaaaCTCAATCAATGACTCACCCCGCTGGCAATGATGACCCCTGTGACGACAGGAACGAGGGTGATATAAGTCAGCCAAGCTTCCCTCTTCACCGTCATGATATAGGCGAACACGGCGGTAAAGAATGGGGTAGTGGCACCAACTGCCTGGTTGAATGACACCGGGAGGTATCGAAGTGAGACATTACCGCTAACTACGGAGGCACAGAAAATGAGACTGAGAGCAGAGATCTTCAGTAATTGAACACGGGATCGGATGGTCTGCATTGGGACTATCTTCATCCAAGCGATGGCGATATAGCTCAGCAAGGAACACGCAGTCATGTGGCACATGGTGAGGAAGATAGGGTACTTGAAGCCATAGTTGCTGAGGAGGTACTTGTTGAGCAACAAAACCCCGATGTTGGACGAGTACCATGCCGTCACGAGCCCGATCGTGAACAAACGGCTCGTGCTTTTCATCGGAGAACGGGGGTGGGAGGTTAGAATTCTATGTCTAGGGTTTCTCTTTCAAATCTGAAGATGAGAGCCTTTTGCCGCTACAAGATAGACTTGGTGGAGCCGTCTTTTATCCGCAAAACATGGATCTGTTAGGGGTAGGGTTGGGACGTACAGTGGCAGGGGTACATGCGGAAGAGAAGAGCAGCGATCTGGAATTGAGAAGGAGCATTTGCGATCCCAGAGAGCGAATGAGATCATCAATAGAGTAGGAATAATCTCCCATGGATCTGAGAGAGCTTCATGACAGATTGATTGTCTCTCTTGACTCtgaaatttttggttttctgaGAAGCCAAATACCAAGTTTATCacagaatgaagaagaaataataagGGTGGGACTTCGGAGGGAAAGGTAAACGCGGTGGAATTCTGGAACTTGAGGCCTCGAGGGGAGACTGGAAGTtttgcttaattaattattgttttttcttccttcccctccccctccccctccccccttattTTTTAACTCTCCCGCGTCCTGCAATGCGTCTTGTTTTATTTAGCACAGCCCCAGACGGAAATGTGAAAACGAGGAGCACGAGCttccctctctcctcctttcgtcctttcttcctttccctctctcAATTCTCAAAAGGCTTTAATCGTTTatgtttttgggtaaaaaaaagGCTTTAAGCGTCAACGTCCATACTTTTGGCCTTTTCTTTCTGCATTTCATAAttgttgttaatttttttttttctcgtcaCTCATCTTTAGAGTTTAGATGCATATTCCCTTTGGCTATTATGAATGTACCGGTGTCAAAATTAACTAACGCCAGCTAACCAAGGAAAACTAAACATTTCGTGGGTCCCACTTAAGCAACGTTTCAAGTGGGTCCCTTTTTCCCGACCCTAGATGACCAGGTGTGGTCATGGTTCAAGGTATCACCGACACTACATAGTATTGCTAgcttttttgggtaaagaggAAATTTAATTGAAACCACGCGGACAAGTAAACGCTAGAGTCATAAAACAAGGGGAAGGAAGtacaagaaaatacaaaaaaagggATTGAAATCCCAGCCTAACGATTGTTGACTAGTAGCTCCGTTCGAAGCCAAGATGTCCGCAATTGAGTTTTTTTTGCTAGAATGAAAATTTATTGCAAAACCAGGCTATAAAAGTACACtagatatcttttttttttggtaagaaaagtACACTAGATATCAAGCTTACATAGATCCATCAACTATGGAGTGGCCAAATTGTCTTACTAGCCACAGACAGGGCCTTCCGAGCTAAAGAATGCACAATAGAGTTTGCTTCCTTAGAGATGTGAGAGAAGGAGATATCTATAAACTGAAGTCTAAGTTGCTGAATATCCTTGACTATGTTTGAGATTGTTGTTGGAGTTGGTCTCTATAGGATCGTGAAGATATTGATCAGGTTGAGGCTGTATGATTCAACCTAGAGATGTGGGATGTTCCTTTTTGCTATACCACATAAGGGCCCACCAATCGGAAGCAGATACGTGGACAATAACTTGTGTTGCATGACTCCCAACGCGATGTACCACACTCCTAGTGGGACTCTAATCATTGATGTGATCGCATCGGGAATGACCCCTGAACGTGGGGAGCACGAAACCTAACTAAGGGGTCAGTGAGAGGCATACAAAAGTAGAAGTCTTCATCGTCTCGGTAACCACGAACCCTACATAAAGACAACGGGGGACCACGAAGAGGTACATTTACTTTTCTGACTCTGACTCTCCCAGTACCCACCgaactgactttggcatcggagagttcCCCCTCGGAGTCCGCTCTAGGCCTCTTCagtgtcttcttctctttgcaGATCTCCATGTCACACAGTGGCATTCCGAtggcaacagattggcgccgtatGTGGGAACTCAGAAGAGCAGAGTCTATAATGGTGAATACCAGAAACACTCATCAAACGGCATCAAACCATGAGGTTGCGAACAAGAGTAACCCTAGCCATGCCAACACACCCCCTCCTGAAGATCAACACCTAGCACAGCCGAACGCAAATCGCGGCGGGAGGGCCTCCAGGGGCGGAATCCGAAGGACGCAACAGCAATAAGGTCAAACCAACCGG
This window encodes:
- the LOC122652385 gene encoding probable sugar phosphate/phosphate translocator At3g11320 — its product is MKSTSRLFTIGLVTAWYSSNIGVLLLNKYLLSNYGFKYPIFLTMCHMTACSLLSYIAIAWMKIVPMQTIRSRVQLLKISALSLIFCASVVSGNVSLRYLPVSFNQAVGATTPFFTAVFAYIMTVKREAWLTYITLVPVVTGVIIASGGEPSFHLFGFIMCIGATAARALKSVLQGILLSSEGEKLNSMNLLLYMAPIAVVFLLPATLLMEENVVGIALALARDDVKIIWYLLFNSALAYFVNLTNFLVTNHTSALTLQVLGNAKGAVAVVVSILIFRNPVSVTGMLGYTLTVFGVVLYSEAKKRSK